Proteins encoded together in one Bacteroidota bacterium window:
- a CDS encoding glyceraldehyde-3-phosphate dehydrogenase, protein MNQSNENHHFEKSLNKWVSDEKIANEFITIISQLFYDKAVELIIFRSQLLDRTASKVLLKHFKSIQIVAKTLLVKDSLDLAKAIFRADIINARIDIGRLNFEWVEEKANYKNIDDFIQDKLSDLIGKKPTYDKPVDVVLYGFGRIGRLVARELIIQGNGTQLRVRAIVARNNTGESMKKRASLFRQDSIHGPFRGVAIENVDDNTIFANGHTIKMIEASRPEDIDYTAYGIENALLIDNTGILRDYDGLSRHLKAKGIAKVLLTAPGKGNIPNIVYGANHREHNPDDYKIWSAASCTTNAAVPVLKVLEESLGIERGHLETIHSYTNDQNLLDNFHSKVRRGRSAPTNMVITDTGAASAAVKVIPSLAGKLTGNAIRVPTPNVSLVILTLTVKKQTSVKELNDLILHASLKGTMVEQIRYSSSEEAVSSDFIGDSAACIFDSPATKVSSDGKNIVVYLWYDNEFGYTIQVIRLAKHIAKVKSYRYY, encoded by the coding sequence ATGAACCAGTCAAATGAGAATCATCATTTCGAAAAATCGTTAAATAAATGGGTAAGTGATGAGAAGATTGCTAACGAATTCATAACAATTATTAGTCAATTGTTTTATGATAAAGCTGTTGAGCTAATCATATTCAGAAGTCAATTGCTTGATAGAACCGCAAGTAAAGTTTTGTTAAAACATTTTAAATCCATACAAATTGTAGCAAAAACATTGTTGGTTAAAGATTCTTTGGATTTGGCGAAAGCTATATTTAGAGCTGATATTATAAATGCTCGAATCGATATAGGTCGTTTGAACTTTGAATGGGTTGAAGAAAAAGCAAATTATAAAAACATCGACGATTTTATACAAGATAAGTTGTCGGACTTGATAGGTAAAAAACCAACTTATGATAAACCAGTCGATGTAGTTTTGTATGGATTTGGCAGGATCGGTCGATTGGTTGCTCGTGAATTAATTATTCAGGGTAATGGAACACAACTGCGGGTTCGGGCAATCGTGGCGAGAAATAACACCGGTGAATCAATGAAAAAGAGGGCTTCATTGTTTCGTCAGGATTCGATTCATGGTCCATTCAGAGGTGTTGCAATTGAGAATGTTGATGATAATACCATTTTTGCCAATGGACATACCATCAAAATGATAGAAGCCAGTCGTCCTGAAGATATTGATTATACTGCATATGGAATTGAAAATGCTTTATTGATTGATAACACAGGTATTTTAAGAGATTATGATGGTTTATCGCGTCACTTAAAAGCAAAGGGTATTGCAAAAGTTTTACTCACAGCACCAGGGAAAGGTAATATTCCAAATATTGTTTACGGAGCGAATCATCGTGAACATAATCCGGATGATTATAAGATTTGGTCGGCAGCATCTTGTACCACAAATGCGGCAGTTCCTGTTCTGAAAGTGCTGGAGGAAAGTCTTGGGATAGAAAGGGGGCACCTCGAAACTATTCACTCGTATACGAACGATCAGAACCTGCTAGATAATTTTCATAGCAAGGTCAGAAGAGGGCGGTCAGCTCCTACGAATATGGTAATTACTGATACGGGAGCAGCTTCGGCAGCAGTAAAAGTAATCCCAAGTTTAGCCGGTAAATTAACAGGGAATGCAATTCGTGTTCCAACTCCAAATGTTTCATTGGTAATTCTAACCCTGACCGTAAAAAAACAAACTTCAGTCAAAGAATTAAATGACCTGATCTTGCACGCATCGTTAAAAGGTACGATGGTAGAGCAGATCAGATATTCCAGTTCTGAAGAAGCTGTATCATCAGATTTTATTGGCGATTCAGCTGCATGTATATTCGACAGCCCTGCCACTAAGGTTTCATCCGATGGTAAAAACATCGTAGTTTATCTTTGGTACGACAATGAATTTGGGTATACTATTCAGGTTATCAGGTTGGCAAAACACATCGCTAAAGTCAAGAGTTACAGATATTATTAA